One genomic region from Anthonomus grandis grandis chromosome 1, icAntGran1.3, whole genome shotgun sequence encodes:
- the LOC126742292 gene encoding KRAB-A domain-containing protein 2-like gives MLELVKLAKKSMTTLQYRRLKRFDICSVRGVEKLIARISSGESSIKYYVTNNEMFDILHDAHLAIGHGGKHRMESECKKKYKNITQDVIKLYLRLCEGCQKQLKSAKKGLVVKPMVFSEMNSRCQVDLIDMQSHPAREYKLIMVYQDHLTKFVQIRPLTSKRAEELAKSLVDRFCIFGAPSILQSDNGREFANHVIEELCTIWSGLKIVHGKPRHSQSQGSVESANQDIQNMLMTWMDDENCTRWSEGLRFVQLMKNRAYHDGIKQASYAAMFGHDIRVGLSTSAFPKEAIEPKKSARK, from the coding sequence ATGTTAGAATTAGTTAAGTTGGCAAAAAAATCTATGACTACGCTACAATATCGGCGGTTAAAGAGGTTTGACATATGTTCTGTTAGAGGCGTTGAAAAGCTTATTGCTCGTATATCGTCAGGTGAATCTAGCATTAAATATTACGTTACAAACAACGAAATGTTTGACATTTTGCATGATGCAcatttagctataggacatggCGGTAAGCACCGTATGGAAAgcgaatgtaaaaaaaagtacaagaatATAACTCAAGATGTTATTAAGTTATATCTGCGCTTGTGTGAAGGGTGCCAAAAGCAACTGAAATCTGCCAAAAAAGGACTTGTGGTTAAACCAATGGTTTTTTCGGAGATGAACAGCCGTTGTCAAGTGGATCTAATTGACATGCAATCCCATCCGGCTAGAgaatacaaattaattatgGTGTATCAAGACCACTTAACTAAGTTTGTTCAAATACGTCCATTAACGTCGAAAAGGGCTGAGGAACTAGCTAAGAGCCTGGTAGACAGATTTTGTATTTTCGGCGCCCCATCTATACTACAATCGGACAACGGCCGGGAGTTCGCCAACCATGTCATTGAAGAGTTATGTACGATCTGGAGTGGCCTTAAAATAGTCCATGGGAAACCACGTCACAGTCAGTCACAAGGCAGCGTGGAAAGCGCAAATCAAGATATACAGAACATGCTTATGACGTGGATGGATGATGAAAACTGCACGCGATGGTCAGAAGGTCTAAGATTTGTTCAGTTAATGAAAAATAGGGCATACCATGATGGGATAAAACAAGCTTCTTATGCCGCCATGTTTGGGCATGATATTAGAGTCGGCCTATCCACATCAGCTTTTCCAAAGGAAGCTATTGAACCAAAGAAGAGCGCGAGAAAGTAG